From a region of the Constantimarinum furrinae genome:
- a CDS encoding ABC transporter permease: MNFEFFIARRIIASKDYKSSISAPIIKIAISAIALGIIMMLISIATGVGLQKKIREKVSAFNGDIIISNFDTNFSNDSQIPISKNQPFYPKFTTVDGIDHIQVTASKAGVIRTETDFEGIVVKGVSEDYNWAYFDDFLVEGDLPDFSGDLGNEILLSSYLANRLQLQLNDKIVTFFLNEDSTKPPRTRGFVIKGIYNSGFQQFDEQFIIADIRHIQRLNKWEADQIGAFELFVEDFDDIQQVGNAVYKETESTLDTQTIREKYYSIFEWLDLFDFNIALIIGIMILVAGINMITALLVLILERTQMIGILKALGSNDWSVRKVFLYNAMYLIGVGLFWGNVIGLGLLLAQKYFKLFPLNPDTYYVTEAPVYLDAGYILALNAGTFILCLLMLLIPTWIIAKISPVKAIRYE; this comes from the coding sequence GTGAATTTCGAATTTTTCATCGCCCGGCGCATCATCGCTTCCAAGGATTATAAAAGTAGCATTTCGGCTCCAATAATAAAAATTGCGATAAGTGCGATTGCCCTGGGTATAATAATGATGCTTATCTCCATAGCAACGGGCGTCGGACTGCAAAAAAAGATACGAGAAAAGGTCTCGGCTTTTAACGGAGACATCATAATTTCAAATTTCGATACCAACTTTAGTAACGATTCACAGATCCCGATCTCTAAAAACCAACCGTTTTATCCGAAGTTTACTACTGTAGATGGTATTGATCACATTCAGGTTACCGCATCCAAGGCAGGAGTGATACGTACCGAAACCGATTTTGAAGGTATCGTGGTAAAAGGGGTGAGTGAGGACTATAATTGGGCGTACTTTGATGATTTTTTGGTAGAAGGCGATCTTCCCGATTTTAGCGGTGACCTTGGTAATGAGATCCTCTTATCCTCCTATTTGGCAAACCGCTTGCAGTTACAGCTCAATGATAAAATTGTCACCTTTTTTCTCAATGAAGACAGCACAAAACCACCCCGTACTCGCGGATTTGTGATCAAGGGGATCTACAACAGCGGCTTTCAACAATTTGATGAACAATTTATCATTGCCGATATCCGTCATATTCAGCGTCTCAATAAATGGGAAGCTGACCAGATTGGTGCTTTCGAGCTTTTTGTTGAGGATTTCGATGATATACAACAGGTAGGCAACGCCGTTTATAAGGAAACGGAAAGTACACTGGATACTCAGACCATTCGGGAAAAGTATTATTCCATTTTCGAGTGGCTCGACCTTTTCGATTTTAATATTGCCCTAATCATCGGGATCATGATCCTGGTTGCCGGGATTAATATGATTACTGCCTTACTGGTACTCATACTGGAACGAACACAAATGATAGGAATTCTCAAAGCACTGGGAAGTAATGATTGGAGTGTACGCAAGGTGTTTTTATACAATGCAATGTACCTAATTGGAGTAGGCCTCTTCTGGGGAAATGTCATTGGTCTCGGACTCCTTCTAGCTCAGAAGTATTTCAAACTGTTTCCGTTAAACCCGGATACATATTACGTTACCGAAGCCCCTGTCTATCTGGATGCCGGCTATATTCTGGCACTTAATGCGGGAACGTTTATTTTGTGTCTTTTAATGCTGCTTATTCCAACCTGGATCATTGCCAAGATCTCTCCTGTTAAGGCCATTCGTTACGAATAA
- a CDS encoding PLP-dependent cysteine synthase family protein, which produces MEYAENILGTIGNTPLVKINNLTKDIPALVLAKYETFNPGNSVKDRMALKMIEDAENDGRLKPGGTIIEGTSGNTGMGLALAAIVKGYKMVCVISDKQSKEKMDILRAVGSEVIVCPTDVEPDDPRSYYSTSKRLAEETPNSWYVNQYDNPSNTAAHYESTGPEIWRQTDGKVTHFVVGVGTGGTISGVGKYLKEQNPNIKVWGIDTYGSVFKKYHETGIFDEKEIYPYVTEGIGEDILPKNVNFDIIDGFTKVTDKDAAVYTQKLAKEEGMFLGNSAGAAIKGLLQLKDHFTKDDVVVVLFHDHGSRYVGKMFNNDWMKKMGYID; this is translated from the coding sequence ATGGAATACGCAGAAAACATATTGGGCACTATCGGGAATACGCCATTGGTAAAGATTAACAATCTAACTAAAGACATTCCGGCATTGGTGCTAGCAAAATACGAGACCTTTAATCCCGGAAATTCGGTCAAGGACCGAATGGCGCTGAAGATGATAGAAGATGCCGAAAATGACGGCAGATTAAAACCCGGGGGGACCATCATTGAAGGTACCAGCGGGAATACGGGAATGGGCCTGGCACTGGCAGCTATTGTAAAAGGATACAAAATGGTATGTGTGATCAGTGATAAACAGAGCAAGGAGAAAATGGATATTCTTAGAGCCGTAGGTAGTGAAGTGATTGTGTGTCCTACCGATGTTGAACCGGACGACCCAAGATCATATTATTCTACTTCCAAACGTTTGGCCGAAGAAACACCTAACAGTTGGTATGTGAATCAGTATGACAATCCTAGCAATACTGCAGCACACTACGAAAGTACCGGACCCGAGATTTGGAGGCAAACCGACGGAAAAGTGACTCACTTTGTAGTGGGTGTAGGTACCGGTGGTACCATTAGTGGGGTAGGGAAATACCTAAAGGAACAAAACCCCAATATTAAAGTATGGGGAATCGATACTTACGGAAGCGTATTTAAAAAATATCACGAGACAGGAATTTTTGATGAAAAGGAAATCTATCCTTATGTAACTGAAGGAATAGGCGAAGATATTCTTCCTAAGAATGTGAACTTCGATATTATTGATGGTTTTACCAAAGTGACCGATAAGGATGCCGCAGTATATACTCAGAAACTCGCTAAAGAAGAGGGTATGTTTCTCGGAAATTCGGCAGGAGCAGCCATAAAAGGCTTGCTTCAGCTAAAAGACCATTTTACAAAAGACGATGTGGTAGTGGTACTTTTTCATGACCACGGAAGTAGGTACGTGGGGAAAATGTTCAACAACGACTGGATGAAAAAAATGGGTTATATCGATTAG